The Actinomycetota bacterium genomic interval CGCCTTCGATCTCGGCGCGAGCTTGGATAGTGGCCTCCGGTCCGCCTCCGCGAGAGTGAAGGATCGCCGCATGGCGCTCGTTCTGGAGACGCTGGGAATGGCCGCGGAGGAACGGCTCGCGAGCGCCCGCGCCGCGGACCTCCTGGCGGGCCTCGCCGATCGGCTCGCGTTCGAGGAAAGGCTGGAGGACGAGGTCAAGGCCAGAGCGAGCGGGGCCCGGCAGCAGCAGAAGCTGCTGGCGCTGCTCGTCCCGGCGATCGCGCTCGTGCTGATCGGCTCGATGCCTGCGCTCGCCACGGCGCTGGATAGCACCTTGGGTCGGTTCGTATTGATACCTGGAGCCGTCGTCCTCGAGGTTGAAGACCGGTGGTGCGAACGCGTCCGCCAGGAGCACGGGCGCCAGGGGGTCGGTCTCGTCGGCGTCGGCGAAGCGGATCCACCCTCCGTTGACGCCGCGCCCCGTCTTCTCCCCCCGCATGAACCCGAGGAACTCCTCGGGGGTCGCCCAGTCGAACCGTTGCAGGAGCGTCGGGGCGTCGGGGTACTCGCTGCCGTTGATGCGCTTGCACTCCTCACGCGGTGGGAGCGGAGGTGGCGACTCGGCGACGTGGGTGGGACCGTCGGCACGCGACAGGTCGGTGAACGTGGCCAGCGTCCGCAGGACCTCGCGTCCGTCCTGGACCAGCCGGCACGTCGCGGTGGAGTGGCGCTTGCCGGCGCGCACGACCTCGACCTCGAGCTGTGTCGGTCCGGCAGCCGGCGGTGCGATGAAGTGGCCCGTGATGGAGGCCGGATGCGGATGGGGCAGCGTGGCGGCCATCGCCCGGGCGGCCACGGCGAGGACGTAGCCCCCGTTGGGGGTCCCCCCGGGCGTCTGCCAGCGGTCGGTGAGTTCCCCACGCCAGCGGCCGTCGCCCGCGGGTTCGACCGCCGTGTCATCGGTGAAGACGCTCACACGCCACTCCTGTGTCGCCCGGTCACGCAGATTGCCACGAGGGATCGCGACCACTGGCAATGAGGACGGCCTCCCAGGTATCGTGGTCCCCGTCGAGCGGCTGACCCGTGGGCCCCTCCAGGCGGGCTCGCCACACGTCCGCGAGGACCTCGGTGTCGCCAGGCCGGTGGTCGGTGCCCTGGGATCGGGCGAGGTCCCACGCGTGCACGTGCCACTCGATGGCCGCCACCCCGACGTGCTGTCCGACCGTCCACACCGCCGACGGGGCGAGCATCATCGGCCAGTCCCAGTGACGGTCGGCGAGCTGCAGGTGGCGATTGGCGTGTCCGCTGAACACCTGCAGGTGGGTGCGGGCGGGCAGCAGCGGCAGACGCACCATGGCCTGCTCGTTGTGGTACGCGAGCTCGGCGCTCCGCAGCAGCGGACGGGTGCGGTCGG includes:
- a CDS encoding thioesterase family protein — translated: MSVFTDDTAVEPAGDGRWRGELTDRWQTPGGTPNGGYVLAVAARAMAATLPHPHPASITGHFIAPPAAGPTQLEVEVVRAGKRHSTATCRLVQDGREVLRTLATFTDLSRADGPTHVAESPPPLPPREECKRINGSEYPDAPTLLQRFDWATPEEFLGFMRGEKTGRGVNGGWIRFADADETDPLAPVLLADAFAPPVFNLEDDGSRYQYEPTQGAIQRRGERRHRADQHERDRRDEQRQQLLLLPGPARSGLDLVLQPFLEREPIGEARQEVRGAGAREPFLRGHSQRLQNERHAAILHSRGGGPEATIQARAEIEG
- a CDS encoding maleylpyruvate isomerase N-terminal domain-containing protein; protein product: MSEEPRPAERRYRLLDSARVGIAAIERIAETVTDWQVPTPCTRWDAHTLVRHLHAIAADYLQWADDAPADRTRPLLRSAELAYHNEQAMVRLPLLPARTHLQVFSGHANRHLQLADRHWDWPMMLAPSAVWTVGQHVGVAAIEWHVHAWDLARSQGTDHRPGDTEVLADVWRARLEGPTGQPLDGDHDTWEAVLIASGRDPSWQSA